A window from Triticum aestivum cultivar Chinese Spring chromosome 6D, IWGSC CS RefSeq v2.1, whole genome shotgun sequence encodes these proteins:
- the LOC123141657 gene encoding FCS-Like Zinc finger 2 yields the protein MEDFYYFPSSLETSEIVHRGFLPVVHSSPRNRSSPSPRPRRGSRDDAGELGHHYLDACFRCGRTIAGNKDIFMYRGDTPFCSEECRQQQIDTDEAAEKRPKKSAAATTTEQQSQRQSSHRVPIWAR from the exons ATGGAGGACTTCTACTACTTCCCCAGCTCCTTGGAGACCTCTGAAATTGTCCACAGAGGGTTCCTCCCCGTCGTGCACTCCTCCCCCCGCAaccggagctcgccgtcgccgaGGCCCCGGCGCGGGTCCcgcgacgacgccggcgagctcggccACCACTACCTCGACGCCTGCTTCCGGTGCGGGCGGACAATCGCTGGAAACAAGGACATCTTCATGTACAG AGGCGACACCCCGTTCTGCAGCGAGGAGTGCCGGCAGCAGCAGATCGACACCGACGAGGCGGCGGAGAAGAGACCCAAGAAGTCCGCGGCCGCGACGACGACGGAGCAGCAGTCGCAGCGGCAGAGCTCGCACAGAGTGCCCATCTGGGCTCGGTAG